The sequence GAACTGTAGAATCTGGAGCTTTTTTAAAAAATATAGAAAGCATAGAAATTGCTGAAGGAGCTTATGTAGAGTCTGGAGCCTATATTGTAGGTCCTTGCATCATAGGCCCACAAACAGAAGTCCGTCACGGAGCTTATATACGAGGGAGTGTGATCACAGGCACAGGTTGTGTTATTGGACACTGTACAGAAGTAAAAAAAGCCTATTTTGGTCATTATGCCAAAGCTGGTCATTTCGCTTATATTGGAGATTCTGTATTAGGTTCAGAAGTCAATCTCGGTGCAGGTGTGCGTTGTGCGAATTTTCGCCTTGATGGGAAAAACATTTCTGTGAATTGCGCTGAAGGTCGTGTGGATACCAAACTAAGAAAAGTAGGTGCCTTTCTTGGTAAAAACGTTTCTGTAGGTTGCAACACTGTTATTAATCCTGGGCATTGTATTCCAGCTCATACAACAATTTATCCCGGAAAAGTTATCTAGTTTAAGGCAAAT is a genomic window of Chlamydia psittaci 6BC containing:
- a CDS encoding transferase, which codes for MILASVLFSPEDFSFPELITEAYYTWDILALIDRKLSTHVFSGIHGTVESGAFLKNIESIEIAEGAYVESGAYIVGPCIIGPQTEVRHGAYIRGSVITGTGCVIGHCTEVKKAYFGHYAKAGHFAYIGDSVLGSEVNLGAGVRCANFRLDGKNISVNCAEGRVDTKLRKVGAFLGKNVSVGCNTVINPGHCIPAHTTIYPGKVI